TGCAGGGCTTTTCTGCCGATATATTTGGCTTGCCCACAACAAATACATTCCCCCGAAGAAAATATATAAAAGCCCATTGGCCGCACCTAATGCTCGCGGTTCAAATACTTCAAGCAGCAGACCTGTAACGAACATGGATAAACCTAAGCTTGTATTGCCGATTGTGGCAGATAAGGCAAAATAACTTCCTTGGTGCTTTTGCGGCATGGTTTTCATCACAACTGTATCAAGCAATGCATTTCCGACACCTCCAAAAACCGTCAATATCCCAAACAGGACGGCAATCATTGCAAACGAGTTCACCTGGCTTACAATCAACAGAATAATTCCCTCAATGATCATCGCGAGATAAGCAAACAATAAGAAGTTTCCCTTAATTAATCGAGTGAAAAAGGGGCTGATAATAAAGCCAACTCCCAAGACGCTGTATAGAATGCCTACTCCTAGATCTGCAGCAGGAAAGGTGTCTATCGCATAGATGCTTATAAGGACATTTTCTATCCCGTTAGCTAAAGGTACAAAAATATCAGCACTTAACAGCATGATAAATAAGGAGGAAGAGAAAATTACGGCTATAAGCTGATTACCTTTCTCCTTCGTTGCTGGCTGATGAGCTGTATGCCGAACAGCATCATCTATTTTTGCAATTCTGCTTATAAATGCTGCTGCAGTCAAGAAGGATAAGATATTGACAAAAAAGGCAGCTTTTTGGCCAAATAGCAGGGAGATGATTCCGCCGGAAAATGCGCCGATAACAAGGACGAAGCCCAACTGGACTTGTTCCCACCCGTTTACTGCTTTCATACTTTCCCCATTTATTAGTGCTGGAATGCTTGCCTTCCGCACAGGCGCATAGAGGGCTTCACCGCTGGCCAAAAGAAACGAGGCAACATAAATAATCCATATATCTTCTTTGCTGTTTACAAATAGAAAGGATATGGCAATGAAAGCCCGGACTATGTCTGTATAAAGCAAAACTTTTTTTCGAGACCATTTAGCAGCAACCATACTGCTAAGTGGCCCAAATAGTAAGAATGGCAGCATGCGCAAAGCCAGTGTTATGCCTACAGACATACCCGATGCAGACAATTGTAAAAGAAGCGACAGAGAAGCTACTTGACTGAATCTGTCTCCGATGCCATTGATAAGGCCAGAAAAAAACAACTTCTGATATTCCTTTTCTTGCGACAGAATAGACATGATTGATCACCTTCTAATTAGATTGATATCTAATTAGATGATAATCTAATTTAAGTAACTTGTATAGATATAATGATTAATAAATTTAATAGCAGCCATAAAGCCTTATCTTTCATCCGGAAATTTTTTACTGCATTCCCCTCCAAAAGCCTTGCTGTTCCTAGTAATTGTTGGGTTTTTGGTGATTCATTTCTAGTAGGGGAGGATAACAGCATCCGTATATTTTCGCGAAACATGTGTTCTTATATG
This DNA window, taken from Niallia sp. Man26, encodes the following:
- a CDS encoding MFS transporter — its product is MSILSQEKEYQKLFFSGLINGIGDRFSQVASLSLLLQLSASGMSVGITLALRMLPFLLFGPLSSMVAAKWSRKKVLLYTDIVRAFIAISFLFVNSKEDIWIIYVASFLLASGEALYAPVRKASIPALINGESMKAVNGWEQVQLGFVLVIGAFSGGIISLLFGQKAAFFVNILSFLTAAAFISRIAKIDDAVRHTAHQPATKEKGNQLIAVIFSSSLFIMLLSADIFVPLANGIENVLISIYAIDTFPAADLGVGILYSVLGVGFIISPFFTRLIKGNFLLFAYLAMIIEGIILLIVSQVNSFAMIAVLFGILTVFGGVGNALLDTVVMKTMPQKHQGSYFALSATIGNTSLGLSMFVTGLLLEVFEPRALGAANGLLYIFFGGMYLLWASQIYRQKSPA